In Paenibacillus algicola, a genomic segment contains:
- a CDS encoding helix-turn-helix domain-containing protein: MPVINGVRFNLDALPDVQNMGLFRTQDVWAHMDRIVDSDVLIFVRKGLVHIIEADEEYYIGPGQVFFMKHGVRHYGHKKTQAGSEWNWITFTPAQAVTPGSVEMKWLEVEDYQRTSVRLTKLLDHYISGSDYDDLKLKVGTLDLLLDLYREMNRRKSGNQKLVTDVKKFVHSHIHEEIRSTDLTQSLSMNYSYISRVFSKTAGLSIQRYIMEQKIKEAIRLFSESSMNISQISEKLGYSNPYYFTRVFKQVTGTNPTSFLKKGYYDYTSSGDFTGSGVKERGGEQA, encoded by the coding sequence GTGCCGGTGATAAACGGCGTTCGATTCAATCTGGATGCTCTTCCCGACGTACAAAATATGGGGCTGTTTCGCACTCAAGACGTCTGGGCCCATATGGACCGGATCGTAGACAGTGATGTGCTCATTTTCGTCAGAAAAGGGCTCGTCCATATTATTGAGGCTGACGAAGAGTACTACATCGGCCCCGGACAGGTGTTCTTCATGAAGCACGGTGTCCGGCATTACGGCCATAAGAAAACCCAGGCGGGCTCGGAGTGGAACTGGATTACGTTCACGCCGGCGCAAGCCGTTACCCCGGGCTCGGTAGAAATGAAATGGCTGGAGGTGGAGGATTACCAGCGCACCTCGGTCCGGCTGACCAAGCTGCTGGACCACTATATCAGCGGCTCGGATTATGATGACCTCAAGCTGAAGGTCGGCACGCTGGATTTGCTGCTGGATCTGTACCGGGAAATGAACCGGAGGAAGAGCGGCAATCAGAAGCTGGTCACCGACGTAAAAAAGTTCGTCCACAGCCATATTCACGAGGAAATCCGCTCGACGGACTTAACCCAGTCGCTCTCGATGAATTACTCCTATATCAGCCGGGTGTTCTCGAAGACGGCGGGTCTGTCCATCCAGCGGTACATCATGGAGCAGAAGATCAAGGAAGCGATCCGCTTGTTCAGCGAAAGCTCCATGAACATCTCGCAGATCAGCGAGAAGCTAGGCTACTCGAATCCGTACTATTTCACGCGTGTATTCAAGCAGGTCACGGGCACCAATCCCACTTCCTTTTTGAAAAAAGGATATTACGATTACACCTCCAGCGGCGATTTCACCGGATCGGGCGTTAAGGAGCGGGGAGGCGAACAGGCTTGA
- a CDS encoding sulfatase family protein, with amino-acid sequence MRPNILFIMTDEQRFDTLGTVNSAVRTPHLDQLAREGISFTRAYTTNPSCVPARAAIITGRYPSKCGAPTYITHLPPHEVTFTSLLQQQGYYTAVLGKQHFGDSLIDRGYDHADIIDLHGPGDWDIEGESETSYMKFLKAAGFTRTSQLSERVNRYSQRWIAEARYHIDDYIGELGKSWLRHQRPKGQPWYCCLSFPGPHMPFDGAGLPQETGYRLEDIDLPLTEESDLDSKPPHFRQQLVTGQGNPGGAMANGMTKQELRETRLSYYANMSLIDQKIGEVITELKAAGEYDNTLILFTSDHGEYMGDFGMMGKGQYLSEVLMRVPFLIKPPVSGFTGRTEEAFVSNLDIAATCLSAAGAQVPGNMDSVDLSPFWKSGAKRPVKDIVYLEAGDLRAVRNESWKLVYYRGRPYGELYHLKEDPWERHNLWENASASGVKEQLKSLLMDELLALGERSHMPWNDKAPQI; translated from the coding sequence TTGAGACCTAATATTTTGTTCATCATGACCGATGAGCAGCGGTTCGACACGCTGGGCACCGTCAATTCTGCGGTAAGAACCCCGCACCTGGATCAGCTGGCACGAGAAGGAATCTCCTTCACGCGGGCCTATACGACGAATCCGTCCTGTGTACCGGCAAGAGCGGCTATTATAACCGGGCGTTATCCCAGCAAGTGCGGTGCTCCAACCTATATCACCCATCTCCCCCCTCATGAGGTGACCTTTACATCTCTGCTGCAGCAGCAAGGCTACTATACCGCGGTTCTGGGCAAGCAGCATTTTGGGGATTCGCTCATTGATCGGGGCTATGATCATGCCGATATTATCGACCTGCACGGGCCGGGGGATTGGGACATCGAGGGAGAGTCGGAGACCTCATACATGAAGTTTCTGAAAGCTGCGGGCTTCACCAGAACCTCACAGCTCAGCGAGCGGGTGAACCGCTACAGCCAGCGCTGGATTGCGGAGGCCAGGTACCATATTGACGATTATATCGGCGAGCTGGGCAAGTCCTGGCTAAGGCACCAGCGGCCTAAGGGACAGCCCTGGTATTGCTGCCTGTCCTTCCCCGGTCCGCATATGCCTTTTGACGGAGCGGGACTGCCGCAGGAGACAGGCTACCGGCTGGAGGACATCGACCTGCCGCTGACCGAAGAGAGCGATCTGGACAGCAAGCCGCCGCACTTTAGGCAGCAGCTCGTCACGGGGCAGGGAAATCCCGGCGGGGCTATGGCAAACGGGATGACGAAGCAGGAGCTGAGAGAGACAAGGCTCTCCTATTATGCCAACATGAGTCTTATTGACCAAAAGATCGGCGAGGTGATCACCGAGCTGAAGGCCGCCGGCGAATATGACAACACCCTGATTCTGTTTACATCCGATCACGGGGAATATATGGGCGATTTCGGGATGATGGGCAAGGGCCAGTACCTGTCCGAGGTGCTGATGCGCGTTCCGTTTCTCATCAAGCCGCCGGTTTCCGGATTTACGGGCAGAACCGAGGAGGCCTTCGTCTCCAATCTCGATATTGCAGCGACCTGCCTGAGCGCCGCAGGCGCACAGGTGCCCGGCAATATGGACAGTGTAGACCTCAGCCCGTTCTGGAAGTCGGGTGCTAAAAGGCCGGTCAAGGACATCGTGTACCTGGAAGCCGGAGATTTGCGCGCGGTACGGAATGAGTCATGGAAGCTGGTCTATTACCGGGGACGTCCGTACGGCGAGCTGTATCACCTCAAGGAGGACCCTTGGGAACGGCATAATCTGTGGGAGAATGCGAGCGCCTCTGGCGTGAAGGAGCAGCTGAAGTCCTTGCTGATGGATGAGCTGCTGGCACTTGGAGAGCGCTCTCATATGCCCTGGAATGACAAAGCTCCACAAATATAG
- a CDS encoding sulfatase family protein, whose product MSIKKRPNILFLMTDQQRNDTFSCINPEVHTPHLDNLIQDSVFFSNARCANPSCVPSRAAIMTGKFPSECQCPSYITQLPAEETTFMTRLQEAGYHTAVVGKQHFAGSEIRRGFDDEMIIDGHGAFAENQYIQPYLDFLEQNGIDRKSVYTREFISGGRWNVDTKYHLDDFLGELGKTWLGKKLQEKPDADAKPWFFTLSFSGPHHPYDLEGTEYADRYELDGLSSPETTYEQLDQKPPQFKGMDSYAQIYLKDFTEEQFKKTKRSYYANITLMDQKIGEVIQMLKDHDMYEDTLIIYTSDHGDFMGDFGMVEKLQCLSDSLMRVPLFVKPPIKGFKGMEITDEVLNIDIAATCLEAAEAQVPKELSGFSYNGYWDHAKEIKVRDAVYMEAGAIKGCIYNGIKTVHYMDRDYGELYDLKQDPKETTNLWDDPSYQQHKLEGTRIILNHMYRAIPKWNIPWNIGTPEI is encoded by the coding sequence ATGTCCATCAAAAAAAGACCGAATATTTTATTTCTAATGACTGACCAGCAGCGCAATGATACCTTTTCCTGCATTAATCCCGAGGTACATACGCCCCACTTGGATAACCTGATTCAGGATAGCGTGTTCTTTAGTAACGCCCGCTGTGCCAACCCGTCCTGTGTGCCCTCCAGGGCTGCGATTATGACCGGGAAATTCCCGTCGGAATGTCAGTGCCCTTCTTATATCACCCAGCTGCCAGCAGAGGAGACGACCTTTATGACTCGGCTGCAGGAGGCGGGTTATCATACGGCGGTGGTCGGCAAGCAGCATTTTGCAGGCTCCGAGATCCGGCGGGGCTTTGATGATGAGATGATCATTGATGGCCACGGCGCGTTCGCCGAGAATCAGTATATTCAGCCGTACCTGGATTTCCTTGAGCAAAACGGCATCGACCGCAAATCGGTGTACACGCGGGAATTCATCAGCGGCGGCCGGTGGAACGTGGATACGAAGTATCATCTGGATGATTTCTTAGGAGAGCTGGGCAAGACCTGGCTGGGAAAAAAGCTTCAAGAAAAGCCAGACGCGGACGCCAAGCCGTGGTTCTTCACGCTGTCCTTCTCCGGCCCGCATCATCCTTACGATCTGGAAGGCACAGAGTATGCGGATCGGTATGAGCTGGATGGCCTTTCGTCTCCGGAGACGACCTATGAGCAGCTGGACCAGAAGCCGCCTCAATTCAAGGGCATGGATTCCTATGCCCAAATATATCTGAAGGACTTCACCGAAGAACAGTTCAAGAAAACGAAGCGCTCCTACTACGCGAACATTACGTTGATGGATCAGAAGATCGGCGAAGTGATCCAAATGCTGAAGGATCATGATATGTACGAGGATACGCTCATTATTTATACCTCGGATCACGGCGATTTTATGGGCGACTTCGGCATGGTGGAGAAGCTGCAATGCCTGAGTGACAGCCTGATGCGTGTTCCCTTGTTCGTGAAGCCGCCGATCAAGGGCTTCAAAGGCATGGAAATTACGGATGAGGTGCTGAATATCGACATTGCAGCCACTTGCCTGGAAGCTGCTGAAGCCCAGGTGCCAAAGGAGCTGTCTGGCTTCTCGTACAACGGCTACTGGGATCATGCCAAGGAGATCAAGGTCAGAGATGCGGTCTATATGGAAGCCGGTGCAATCAAGGGCTGCATCTATAACGGCATTAAGACCGTGCACTATATGGACCGGGATTACGGCGAGCTGTACGATCTGAAGCAGGATCCGAAGGAGACTACCAATCTGTGGGATGATCCGAGCTATCAGCAGCATAAGCTCGAAGGCACCCGCATTATCCTGAACCACATGTACCGGGCGATTCCGAAATGGAACATTCCGTGGAATATCGGAACACCGGAGATTTAA
- a CDS encoding AraC family transcriptional regulator, translating into MKLEENPQEYADVRLQVPSEFQQRSGLCLLRSGMSRTKPHYEIGPRKLIHYSLHFVIKGTLELQDENSTYLLEAGTMFCLFPDITYRYKKASDKPLELCWLLLDGFLVRPALSMLGIQEHKPFAVQPWGQQMKLLHERIHHTVGKDSPLLQQSLLYELLQLLQTTQESGAGREPSAWLEYCALYMQLHYSEPLRVEALAVEAGVHRSYFSAAFRKHFGQSPKQYLTSIRMKKALELLESPGLPIQEIALTVGYPDLFMFTRAFTSYFGEAPTEYRKRGTRSGEPD; encoded by the coding sequence ATGAAGCTGGAGGAGAATCCGCAGGAGTATGCCGACGTCCGGCTGCAGGTGCCCAGTGAGTTCCAGCAGCGGAGCGGCCTGTGTCTGCTGCGCTCCGGCATGAGCCGGACCAAGCCTCATTACGAGATCGGACCGCGGAAATTAATTCACTACAGTTTGCATTTTGTCATTAAAGGCACCCTGGAGCTGCAGGACGAGAATTCCACCTACCTTCTGGAAGCCGGCACGATGTTCTGCTTGTTCCCGGACATCACCTACCGCTATAAAAAAGCCTCCGACAAGCCGCTGGAGCTATGCTGGCTCTTACTCGACGGCTTCCTGGTACGCCCTGCCCTTTCCATGCTCGGCATTCAAGAGCACAAGCCCTTCGCCGTGCAGCCCTGGGGCCAGCAGATGAAGCTGCTGCATGAGCGCATTCATCACACCGTCGGCAAAGACTCGCCGCTGCTGCAGCAGAGCCTGCTGTACGAGCTGCTGCAGCTGCTGCAAACCACCCAGGAGAGCGGAGCCGGACGCGAGCCTTCCGCATGGCTGGAATACTGCGCGCTCTACATGCAGCTGCATTATTCCGAGCCGCTGCGCGTCGAGGCGCTCGCTGTAGAGGCGGGAGTGCACCGGTCGTATTTTTCCGCTGCCTTCCGCAAGCATTTCGGTCAGTCGCCCAAGCAGTACCTGACCTCCATCCGCATGAAGAAAGCGCTGGAGCTGCTGGAGAGCCCCGGCCTGCCCATCCAGGAAATTGCCCTGACCGTGGGCTATCCCGACCTGTTCATGTTCACACGCGCCTTCACCTCCTACTTCGGCGAGGCGCCGACGGAGTACCGGAAGCGGGGCACCCGCTCCGGCGAACCGGATTAG
- the galB gene encoding beta-galactosidase GalB, protein MTDEARQGRQIIPLKDGWKFTRHALEEADPLRGYQVHLDDSGWETVRVPHDWAIAGPFHEDHDVHVNSVMEDGIKDHITHVGRTGALPIVGMGWYRQHLKIPKMWEGRRITVEFDGVMSNSTVYMNGVSCGSWPYGYTSFVFDLTDHVIYGEDNVLAVQVCSLPSASRWYPGAGIYRQVRLVIKESLHVNPWGTYITTPEVTEQGAAINIRTSVSSTGAQPALAQLVTQLLDPSGHMCAEDTIIEQISGQAELEQHLYVEHPELWCTEHPRLYRAVSMLLLNGEEVDRYETPFGIRSISFDAQEGFQLNGKRLKLKGVCLHHDLGPLGAAVHVRAMERQLELMQAMGCNAIRMSHNPPAPELLDLCDEMGLLVIDEAFDEWGEGKVQNGYHRLFQDWAEKDLRAMITRDRNHPSIIMWSIGNEMREQRLESGASTTAFLTAIAHDADPTRPVTAGFSMSDDAIANGLAAAVDIPGWNYKPHRYEEYHRQHPDWIMYGSETASTVSSRGVYHLPAVKEIPMEPKRDLQASSYDLSAPPWGTTPDQEFMAQDDLPYMLGEFVWTGFDYLGEPTPYRTEWPSRSSYFGIVDLCGFPKDRYYLYQSQWSTKPMLHLLPHWNWEGEEGRPIPVVCYTTYPAAELFLNGQSLGIRHKSPASLPERYRLRWDAVPYEPGVLSVIAYDKDGSQVMTHEVHTAGAPARVLLEADRTVIQADGEDLSFITVSIVDEQGKLCPHADHNVSFLLQGPGEIAAVDNGDPTSIIPFSARDMQAFHGKCLVIVRSRAGEGGNAVILAEVPSLQSGRLDIACHI, encoded by the coding sequence ATGACCGATGAAGCCAGACAGGGAAGGCAGATCATCCCGCTGAAGGATGGCTGGAAATTTACACGCCATGCGCTGGAGGAGGCCGATCCGCTGCGGGGATATCAGGTTCACCTGGATGACAGCGGCTGGGAGACGGTCCGGGTACCGCATGACTGGGCCATTGCAGGACCCTTTCACGAGGATCATGATGTCCATGTCAATTCCGTGATGGAGGATGGCATTAAAGACCACATTACGCATGTCGGCCGGACCGGGGCGCTTCCGATCGTCGGGATGGGCTGGTACCGCCAGCATCTAAAGATCCCGAAGATGTGGGAAGGCCGGCGGATTACGGTGGAGTTCGACGGGGTGATGTCCAACAGCACCGTGTATATGAACGGAGTATCCTGCGGGTCCTGGCCCTACGGCTATACATCCTTTGTCTTCGATCTCACCGACCATGTAATCTATGGCGAAGATAATGTGCTGGCGGTGCAGGTCTGCTCACTGCCCAGCGCATCCCGCTGGTACCCCGGAGCCGGCATTTACCGGCAGGTCAGGCTGGTCATCAAGGAATCCTTGCATGTCAATCCTTGGGGTACCTATATTACGACGCCTGAGGTAACAGAGCAGGGCGCAGCCATTAACATCCGTACGAGCGTAAGTAGCACCGGGGCCCAGCCGGCTCTGGCCCAGCTGGTCACGCAGCTGCTTGATCCGAGCGGCCATATGTGCGCTGAAGACACTATTATTGAGCAGATCAGCGGCCAGGCGGAGCTTGAGCAGCATCTTTATGTTGAGCATCCGGAGCTGTGGTGTACGGAGCACCCTCGGCTCTATCGGGCGGTTTCTATGCTGCTGCTGAACGGGGAGGAGGTGGATCGGTACGAGACGCCTTTTGGCATAAGGAGCATTTCCTTTGACGCGCAGGAAGGGTTTCAGCTGAACGGGAAGCGGCTCAAGCTGAAAGGGGTCTGCCTGCATCATGACCTGGGTCCGCTGGGAGCGGCTGTCCACGTAAGAGCCATGGAGCGGCAGCTGGAGCTGATGCAGGCCATGGGCTGCAACGCCATTCGGATGAGCCACAACCCGCCGGCACCGGAGCTTCTCGATTTATGTGATGAGATGGGGCTGCTGGTCATTGATGAGGCTTTCGACGAATGGGGTGAAGGGAAGGTGCAGAACGGATATCACCGGCTGTTCCAGGATTGGGCGGAAAAAGATTTACGGGCTATGATCACCCGCGACCGCAACCATCCCTCCATTATCATGTGGAGCATCGGGAACGAGATGCGCGAGCAGCGGCTGGAGAGCGGGGCCTCCACGACAGCTTTTCTCACCGCCATTGCCCATGATGCAGACCCGACCCGTCCTGTGACCGCAGGCTTCAGCATGTCCGATGATGCCATTGCGAACGGCCTGGCGGCCGCTGTCGACATCCCGGGCTGGAATTACAAGCCGCACCGGTATGAGGAATATCATCGACAGCATCCGGACTGGATCATGTACGGCAGCGAGACGGCTTCAACGGTAAGCTCCCGGGGTGTGTATCACCTGCCTGCCGTCAAAGAGATCCCCATGGAGCCGAAGCGGGATCTGCAGGCCAGCTCCTATGATCTGAGTGCTCCGCCTTGGGGGACGACACCGGATCAGGAGTTTATGGCCCAGGACGATCTGCCGTATATGCTGGGCGAATTCGTCTGGACCGGGTTCGATTATCTGGGCGAGCCGACGCCTTACCGGACAGAGTGGCCGAGCCGCAGCTCGTATTTTGGCATTGTGGACTTATGCGGGTTTCCCAAGGATCGGTATTATCTGTACCAGAGCCAGTGGAGCACGAAGCCGATGCTGCATCTGCTGCCGCATTGGAATTGGGAAGGGGAGGAAGGCAGACCGATTCCTGTGGTCTGCTACACGACTTATCCGGCTGCCGAGCTGTTCCTGAACGGACAATCCCTTGGCATCCGGCACAAATCCCCGGCTTCGCTGCCGGAGCGCTACCGTCTGCGCTGGGATGCGGTACCTTATGAGCCCGGGGTGCTGTCGGTCATCGCGTATGATAAAGACGGATCACAGGTCATGACACATGAGGTCCATACTGCCGGAGCGCCAGCCCGCGTTCTGCTGGAGGCGGACCGGACTGTCATTCAGGCGGATGGAGAGGACCTGTCCTTTATTACAGTGAGCATTGTAGATGAACAGGGAAAACTCTGTCCCCATGCTGATCACAACGTATCCTTCCTGCTGCAGGGACCGGGTGAAATTGCAGCCGTAGATAACGGCGACCCCACCAGCATCATTCCCTTCAGTGCCCGTGACATGCAGGCGTTCCACGGCAAATGCCTGGTTATTGTGCGGTCCAGGGCGGGGGAGGGAGGGAACGCAGTGATCCTTGCCGAGGTGCCGTCGCTCC
- a CDS encoding sulfatase family protein, which yields MKKPNILLITSDQQHWNTIGAFQPELSTPNLDRLVREGTTFQRAYCPNPTCTPTRASIITGQYPSQHGAWTLGTKLMEDREVVGDSFQSAGYQTALIGKAHFQPLRSTEEYPSLESYPLLQDLEFWRQFNENFYGFNHVELARNHTNEAHVGQHYAIWLEEKGCTHWRDYFMAPTGTMDPKKQHTWDIPEEYHYNTWIAERTEAQLQRYQQEDESFFLWASFFDPHPPYLVPAPWDKMYDPNELSIPAVVPGEHDRNPPHFGQTQQASPDFSSLRESGQSIHGYHSHLLPEEERKQLVATYYGMVSMMDKYIGRILDSLDELGLADNTIIVFTSDHGHFFGQHGLQAKGGFMYEDLIKVPFIVRYPGQVEADLQSDAMVSLVDLAPTLLSLAGLKIPPQMTGVDQSEVWLGRKSRARDHILCEFRHEPTTIHQKSYVNDRYKLTVYYNQTYGELFDLQQDPQELNNVWDDPDSQQLKSELLLKYAWAELGIEPMPMPRIFGA from the coding sequence ATGAAGAAGCCCAACATTTTGCTAATCACGAGTGACCAGCAGCACTGGAATACGATCGGAGCTTTTCAACCGGAGCTGTCCACCCCGAATCTGGACCGGCTCGTGCGGGAGGGTACTACCTTTCAGCGTGCCTATTGTCCCAACCCGACCTGCACCCCGACACGCGCATCGATCATCACAGGCCAGTACCCGAGCCAGCATGGGGCCTGGACGCTCGGGACCAAGCTTATGGAGGACCGGGAGGTCGTCGGTGACTCCTTCCAGAGCGCGGGCTATCAGACTGCACTGATTGGAAAGGCTCACTTTCAGCCGCTGCGCAGCACGGAGGAGTATCCATCGCTGGAGTCGTATCCGCTGCTGCAGGACCTGGAGTTCTGGCGGCAGTTTAACGAGAATTTCTACGGCTTTAACCACGTGGAGCTGGCCCGGAACCATACGAATGAGGCGCACGTTGGACAGCACTATGCCATCTGGCTGGAGGAGAAGGGCTGCACCCATTGGAGAGATTATTTCATGGCGCCTACCGGCACCATGGATCCCAAGAAGCAGCACACCTGGGACATTCCGGAGGAATACCACTATAACACCTGGATTGCCGAGCGAACTGAGGCACAGCTGCAGCGCTACCAGCAGGAGGACGAGAGCTTTTTCCTCTGGGCGAGCTTCTTTGATCCGCATCCGCCATATCTGGTGCCGGCGCCGTGGGATAAGATGTATGATCCCAATGAGCTGAGCATTCCGGCTGTTGTGCCGGGAGAGCATGACCGCAATCCGCCGCATTTTGGCCAAACCCAGCAGGCCTCTCCGGATTTCTCTTCCTTGCGCGAGAGCGGCCAGTCCATTCATGGATACCACTCCCATCTGCTGCCGGAGGAGGAACGCAAGCAGCTGGTAGCAACCTACTATGGCATGGTCAGTATGATGGATAAATACATTGGCCGTATTCTGGATTCTCTGGACGAGCTGGGATTGGCGGACAATACGATCATCGTCTTCACCTCAGACCATGGACATTTCTTCGGCCAGCATGGGCTTCAGGCCAAGGGCGGCTTCATGTATGAGGATCTGATCAAGGTTCCGTTCATTGTCCGGTACCCGGGACAGGTGGAAGCGGATTTGCAGAGCGATGCGATGGTATCGCTGGTGGATCTGGCGCCAACCCTGTTGTCCCTTGCCGGCCTCAAGATTCCCCCTCAGATGACGGGTGTGGATCAATCCGAGGTGTGGCTGGGACGCAAGAGCCGTGCCCGGGATCACATTTTGTGCGAGTTCCGGCATGAGCCGACGACGATCCATCAAAAATCCTATGTCAATGACCGCTACAAGCTGACGGTGTATTATAACCAGACCTATGGCGAGCTGTTCGATCTGCAGCAGGACCCGCAGGAGCTGAACAATGTATGGGATGATCCGGACAGTCAGCAGCTGAAAAGCGAGCTGCTGCTCAAATATGCATGGGCGGAGCTGGGCATTGAGCCGATGCCGATGCCGCGGATTTTTGGAGCGTAA
- a CDS encoding bifunctional 4-hydroxy-2-oxoglutarate aldolase/2-dehydro-3-deoxy-phosphogluconate aldolase, protein MTKTVQENIEQHQIIAILRNVPPDRLNKVMEALYAGGVRLAEITLNSEGALSGIAEMRAAFEGRMRIGAGTVMNAQDAKEAMAAGAEFLISPHVSEAVIESALAREVLPLPGAMTPTEVVRAMEAGARYVKLFPCSSFGPSYVKEILAPLNQAKIIAVGGVNAQNAREYIGNGAVGVGLGSSLVTMKEIHAGDYGSIESNTAKMVQSLSGN, encoded by the coding sequence ATGACAAAGACTGTACAGGAAAATATCGAGCAGCATCAAATTATAGCTATTTTAAGGAATGTTCCCCCGGACCGCTTGAACAAGGTGATGGAGGCCCTGTACGCCGGCGGAGTACGCCTGGCTGAAATTACGCTGAATTCGGAGGGTGCGCTGTCTGGCATTGCCGAGATGAGAGCAGCCTTCGAGGGACGCATGCGAATTGGAGCCGGCACGGTCATGAACGCTCAGGATGCCAAGGAGGCCATGGCGGCGGGAGCAGAGTTCCTGATCTCCCCTCACGTCAGCGAGGCGGTGATTGAGAGCGCTCTTGCGCGCGAGGTGCTGCCGCTTCCCGGTGCCATGACACCGACAGAGGTCGTGCGGGCGATGGAAGCGGGTGCCAGGTACGTGAAGCTGTTCCCGTGCTCTTCCTTCGGACCCAGCTATGTGAAGGAAATCCTGGCTCCGTTAAATCAGGCGAAGATTATTGCCGTCGGCGGTGTGAATGCGCAGAATGCCCGGGAGTATATTGGAAATGGCGCAGTCGGTGTCGGCCTGGGCAGCAGCCTGGTTACGATGAAGGAAATTCATGCCGGTGATTATGGAAGCATTGAGTCCAATACTGCCAAGATGGTGCAAAGCCTCTCCGGAAATTAA